Part of the Sphingobium lignivorans genome is shown below.
TTTCGGCCTCTTTCGGACATGCTAGTCATGCGCCGACAAGGAGAGTCGAATGTCTGAAGCCGAAACTGCTGCCATCCTGCCGTCTCCGCCATTCACGGGTCGCGAATATGGCAAGGTGCATGATGGCACCTATCTTAAGAACTGGAATCCGCTGATGCTGGCCGGGGAGCTGGCGGCTGGTGAGATCGTTCGCCGGGACTTCCTGGGCACCCGCGTCATCATCTATCGTGATCCCGAGGGCCGGCCGGTCGTGCAGAGCGCATACTGCCCGCATGTAGGCGCCGACCTCTCCAAGGGCTGCCTGGCGGATGGCGCGGTGCGGTGCGCTTATCATCACTGGAAGTTCGGGCCGAAAGGCAATTGCGTCGAGATTCCGGACGAGGACCATATTCCCCGCGCCATACGGATCTACAATTATCCGGCAGCCGAGCGCTGGGGCATGATCTGGGCCTTCAACGGCGAGGAACCGCTGTTCGATCTCCCCGAGCTCCCCGGCCTCGCCGAGGAAGACGCTTATTATCGCGTGTTCCATCGCGGCCTGCGCCCGATCGAGGGCTGGATCGGCTCCTCCAATCTCGTGGATTTCCAGCATCTCAAGACCGTGCACGGCATTGCCGACGCGCATCCGACCAGTGTCGACTTCGGCGACTATCTGATCGTCGTACGACAGGAGACCGCCACGCGCGTCGCGGACACCAAGCTCTATGGCGGCACCTGGCTGACCGCGCACACCCGGCTCGGCGACGGCACGGAGCGCTACTTCATGGCCGGCAGCTCGCAAGTCGCGCCCGGCTGGTCGGATGCCTTTTTCGTCGTCGCCATGCGTAAGAGCCAGGCCGAGGAGCTCGGGCCGGAAGGTGCGGAGGCGGAGCTCCAGAGCCGCATCGACTATATGCACAAGCTCTATGGGGAGGATGAGCCGATCCTGTTCTCGCTGCGGTTCCGGGGCGTGGGGAAAAGCGCGCTGATCCGCACCGACAAATATTTCGGCCAGTTCCTGCGCTACATCGACAATTATCCGCGTTCGGCGCCGTTCGATGTCTGAGGCGACGGGTCTGGTGGCGCTCGTCACCGGGGGCAACAAGGGGATCGGGTTCGAGATTGTCCGCGGCCTCGCCAGAGCCGGGGCGACGGTGCTGCTCGGCGCGCGCAACGCAGAGGCAGGCGAAGCGGCGGCAGGCAAGCTGCGCGGCGAAGGTCTCGACGTGCAGTTCCTGCCGATCGACGTGACGGATGCCGCCAGCATCGCGGTGGCCGCCCGCCAGATCGAGAACGGACCGGGGCGGTTGGACATCCTGGTCAACAACGCCGCGATATCGCCCGAGCATGGCGTACCGCCCAGTGCGGCGGACGTGAACCTGCTGCGCGCGACTTATGAAACGAACGTCTTCGGCCTCGTGGCGGTCACCCAGGCCATGCTCCCCCTTCTGCGCGCTGCGCCGAAGGGACGCATCGTGAACATGTCCACGGGCCTTGCTTCATTGAAGCTCACGAGCGGACGCGACGCGCCGTTCTCCTTCAGCCGCCTGCTCGCCTATAACAGCTCGAAGACTGCGGTGAATGCCGTGACGGTGCAATTCGCCAACGAGCTGCTGGACAGCGCGGTGAAAGTGAATGCGGCCAATCCGGGACTGTGCGCCACCGAACTCTCGGACGGCAAGGGCCGCCCACCCAGCGAAGGCGCGGCTGTCGCCATAGGCCTCGCGCTGATCGGCGAGGATGGGCCCACCGGAGGACTGTTCGGCGATCAGGGCCAAGTGCCCTGGTAACGAGACTGCGGCGGAGACGATCTCCGCCTGAAGCGCTGGCGCCATGATGATGAGGCCGGTCGTGCCCGGGGGGGTTACTTCCCGGACGTGACCGGCTTCCCTGCGTTCTGGGGGGCCGGAGCGGGGGATTCTGGGTGGTCTGGACACTTTTCGACGCCATTGCTGCTGTTGCTCTCTCCCCTTGAGGGGAGAGAAACGGAGGCTTGTCAGCGTGCTGAGTAGCCGAAGTTGAGAGGGGGCGAGCAGCCAGCGTGCGACCTCCCCTCTCCCAACCCTCTCCCCTGAAGGGGAGAGGGCTACGGTCGCTCCCCACAACAATTCAGCCATGGCGCTCGCT
Proteins encoded:
- a CDS encoding Rieske 2Fe-2S domain-containing protein, producing the protein MSEAETAAILPSPPFTGREYGKVHDGTYLKNWNPLMLAGELAAGEIVRRDFLGTRVIIYRDPEGRPVVQSAYCPHVGADLSKGCLADGAVRCAYHHWKFGPKGNCVEIPDEDHIPRAIRIYNYPAAERWGMIWAFNGEEPLFDLPELPGLAEEDAYYRVFHRGLRPIEGWIGSSNLVDFQHLKTVHGIADAHPTSVDFGDYLIVVRQETATRVADTKLYGGTWLTAHTRLGDGTERYFMAGSSQVAPGWSDAFFVVAMRKSQAEELGPEGAEAELQSRIDYMHKLYGEDEPILFSLRFRGVGKSALIRTDKYFGQFLRYIDNYPRSAPFDV
- a CDS encoding SDR family NAD(P)-dependent oxidoreductase, giving the protein MSEATGLVALVTGGNKGIGFEIVRGLARAGATVLLGARNAEAGEAAAGKLRGEGLDVQFLPIDVTDAASIAVAARQIENGPGRLDILVNNAAISPEHGVPPSAADVNLLRATYETNVFGLVAVTQAMLPLLRAAPKGRIVNMSTGLASLKLTSGRDAPFSFSRLLAYNSSKTAVNAVTVQFANELLDSAVKVNAANPGLCATELSDGKGRPPSEGAAVAIGLALIGEDGPTGGLFGDQGQVPW